The Hyla sarda isolate aHylSar1 chromosome 2, aHylSar1.hap1, whole genome shotgun sequence genome includes the window agagagctctgtgttccaaaaagaaaagaatttcctctgtagtattcagcagctaataagtactggaaggattaagatttttttaatagaggtaatttacaaatctgtataactttctggcaccagatgataaaaaaaaaaaaagttttccaccggagcacccctttaaaaaaaaaagtcacatttggCGCATCAATAGGTTTGTGTTGAAAAGtgaattttcctctgtagtattcagcagctaataagtactggaaggattaagattttttaatagaattaatttactaatctgtttaatttcCTGGCATCGGttgataaaacaaaaataaaaaaaaaggtttccaccggagtacccctttaagaacagagtTTGGTTGCATTGTCCATACTTGGGTTATCGATGACAATTCTGAACCTGCACCCACAATAGCTGGTAATGAAATATATCTTTTATTTCAGAAATTTAGGCTCACTGTAGGTGAAGGATCACCGCGCTCCATACGGTGCCACGTGGGAGGGGCTTAAAAGGTATAAAAGCCAGATCGAAAGCAACCTCAGGAATCAGATCATGTCAGTAAGGTAAGATTGTACCGAGCCTTAAATAAGCCCTTTTAGACTCAAATTATAGATAGTAATCATAgtctgatatttaaaggggtactccgctgctagatatCTTATCTACCGCAGCAcctggcagtggtcgtgatgtcagtgcCATGCCCCTGCAttattgtctatgggagggggcgtgtcggccggcacgtcccctcccatagacatgaatggaggggcgtggtgtgacgtcaaggGGGCATCAgaaccctggagtacccctttaacagaaattGTGTTTCTCAAAATATTTTATTGACATTTGTCAACAGGACACATCAGTCCAGCAGTCATTCTTCTCTTTAATACAGTAAAAAGAATAAATTCGACTGCTtaacatataaataaaataaatagtacaCACaagcaaaagaaagaaaacaactaAAATGTTGCTTAGTAAAGCAATTCAATGGGATCTAGATGAAGATAACTctttataccttaaaggggtattccagtaccaGAAAATATTATCAAAAAAAGATCCCCCAACATAtagaacttactaatatagtgttgccAAAATTGTCCTGGCAGTATGTTTTTGTTTGAAATACCCCTGAAAGGAAGTTGTATAGTACTCTCATTgctagtgtggtgttgtctccagctcctccctctctcctgacaggaagttgtgtagcttttTAATTGTccatgtggtgttgtctcagcagctccccagctcctccctctcccgacaggaagttgtgtagccctcTCACTGTCCATGTAGTGTTGTCTCAGTAGCACCCCAGCTACAACCTATCTCCTGACATaaaattgtgtagtcctctcagtgTCCATGTGGTGTTGTCATAGCAGTTACTCCCTCTCAAGAAAGCACATCATCTTCTGCTGTCTCAGGTGGTGTGGGCGGATCCTGTCTCTGAACTCATGCCCtcccccctgagtgatgtcatcacctctaacCAGCCCCTCCTGTCTACATCACCATCTCTCtgtcatatacacaatatatttatataaatatatatattttttttctctttattgggacatttagggagaaTGAGCTTTTCCCTTGCTggaaatgccacaggcagagaagCAGACGGGGAATGAATGCAGCAGCTTCTGTTGATTGTTCTGAGCTGTAGAGGACTGTTATGCAGCAACTCTGGTGGGGAACTGGCAGGTGTTCTGTGGCAGGTAATAAAGCAAGAGGAATCAATGCATTctaggaattgtagtactgagcaactgctcacaCACAGGATTTAGTAGGACGACGTGATAGGGGAGAGGATTCCATATCCACAAAGAACAGTGATGAAGAGCTAAGGGAAAACAATGCATTCTGGGACTTTTAGTACAGGACTAATAACCCCAAAGCGAATAGATTTTTGGTTTCAGAACTGGGGCGGAGAGATAAGTATATGCTTCTCCAGCATTTTTACTTGATGTTGGAGTGCTCCTCATTTTAAGAGAGCCCTTTTAGTCCAAAACTGGGTTAAATCTGATTGACCAGTAATTGTTTCCTACATTTCAGCTAGACCTGTAAGTCCTACAGTCCTAATTGCTTTAATCCTGAGTGAGGTCAAAGACATCCACAAGACCTGACTTTTGGATAAACATTTCCCACACACTGTGCACATGCATACTGCCCCCCTTGTGTGATCTTTTCATTGATAAACAAGACTTGTTTTTTGACTaactcactttttttcccattcaGGACACGGCTTCTCTCTGATTTCTATCAAGAACTAATTTCTGACTACAACATTTCTTACATTCCAACTAAGAATACGGCTTTTCCTCTGTGTGACTTCTTAGATGTTCGATAAGACTCGATTTATGCTTAAAACATTTCTCGCACACtgtacatgaaaatggcttctcccctgtgtgagttgtcAGATGTTGCACAAGATTTGATTTCCGAACAAAGCGCTTCAAACATagagaacatgaaaatggcttctccccggtGTGACTTCGCTGATGTTTAAAAAGGCATGATTTCAAACTAAaacctttcccacattctgaacatgaaaatggtttcttttCTGTGTGAATTCGTTGATGCCTCTCAAGATGTGGTTCTCTCTTGAACCACTTACCACATTCAAAGCACGAAAATGGCTTATCTCTTTTgtgatttctctgatgttttacaagacttgatttctgagtaaaacattttccacattcaggACAAGagaagggcttctctcctgtatgagtTCTTTGATGCTTAATAAGATCtgctttctgagtaaaacatctaccacattctgaacatgaaaatggtttctcccctgtatgAGTTTTCAGATGTTCCACGAGATTAGATTTTTtcacaaaacatttcccacattctgaacaaggaaatggtttctctcccgtgtgaattctctgatgtccaACAAGGTGTGATTTCCTAGTAAAAGATTTCCCACATTCCAAGCATGGAAAcggcttttcccctgtgtgaattctttgatgcatCAAAAGACCAGATTTATGAGTAAATGATCtcccacattctatacatacaaacGGCTCTTCATTTATGTGAATTCTCTTGTGCGTGGAGAGATAAGAATTATTTTCTAAAtgtttcccacattcagaacTTTCAAAAATGTTATCAATTCCGTCTCCGTCTCTGTCAATCAGTGATTGATTTTCTTTTACTTCAGAATAAGGAGAGTAAATGTAATCTCCACGGGACTCTCTCATTCCGCCTTcacctagaaaaataaaaaaaattctcacaaaattgatatttttttaacttatatATTGAAAAAATTCCTCAAGTTAATTCAAAATGCAGTACACAAATCAAGATAAAAGATTTTCTTTTTCCTAGTTACACACAAAGTATCAAATACTATAGTAGCATTACAGGACATCCATTCAGATACATCTAGAGCAGCATGTGAGGAGCGACTTTACATCTACCGTGTTTCTCCAAAAATAAGAAGGGGACTTATATTACCGTATAAGTAaaagtaaaatgtaaaataaatgacttggactaaatgccacatcatccccccaacttcgttttcttttgcacctcagtttggtcccgtcccctccagtgccacatcattccttcccttttatcagtctcatcgccaccccccatgtctcattatTTCcccgtcatagaccaccactagccatacagacattaagcctttagtgcctccccccaccatcatttccccctctctcatcatctccccaccctgtctcatcatgtcccccatcattcccccctcatcatcccccaccctgtctcatcatgccccccatcattcccccctcataatttcccccatcattccccccaacctgtctcatcatccctccATCATTCCTCCCCCTCATccattcccccccctcatcatttcccgctgtctcatccccccatcatgttcctcctatgccagtggtcttcaacctgcggacctccagatgttgcaaaactacaacacccagcatgcaacatctggaggtccgcaggttgaagaccaatgtatatgctattcttcccctttccttacctggctgcgcttcggctgtcttgtaaagctgtcacttgttttctcccgcactatccacaggtactggtgtggtggatagtgcgggagacgctgattaaaaggtagggcagatccggacaagatagggctcattttaatcagcatctcccgcactatccaccacaccagtacctgtggatagtgcgggagaaaacaagtgacagttttacagagcggggaggagacgccgctggtcactgatttaaagtggccgcggctgtgctgctaatacttaacaagcagccgctgctgcggccgctttacatcagtgaccagaagatttatcggcgtataacacgcaggcagcctttttgccttaaatttaagtttcaaaagtgcgtgttatacgccgataaatacggtaattttagtcacaaaaaatacactagggcttattttcagggtagggcttatttatttatggtatgtacattgaacaacatttcTTCAAATACCGGTATAGTCATCTTCATTTTCCTTTGAACCATTGGTCCTAATCTCTCATTTACAGCAATATATGGTACAGTAGCTCTCCCTACCGTAAACAACATTTATTCAATTACAATCATGTCATCTTCTTCTGGAATATCATCGTAACTCTCCAAACCCTGATTTCCAGCCTGAATTTCTTGCATCTCCATTTCCTTTTGAACCATTGGGCCTAATCTCTCATGTAAAGCAATATAGCTCTCCTTAAACGAGTACTTCTTGTCCATGTAGCCTGCTCGTAATGCTTTGGCAACACAGCGGTCAGTGATTTTATCCCATGAATTCTTCACCCATCTCACGACCTCTAGCAGTTTAGGCTTCACAAAGTTTCCACGCTGATTTCTGACCAATCTATTTTCAGCGTATTCATTGATTTCCGTGCGCAAATGGTCCTTGAATGGTTTGTTTATTGCAATATCAAGAGTTTGGAGATAAGCAGTCATTCCTGCGGGAATCATGACTTCATCTATTCTTCTCTCTGCAAGGAAGTTCTTCATGTCTTTTGCGCGGTGAGTGCTGGCTGAATCCCAGACTAGCAGACCTCTTTGGCCACCTCTCAGAACAAGTGGCAGCATTAAATCGATCCACTTTCTTATAACTGCTTGAGTGCACCAGGCTTTTTCTGTTTCAAGAACATAAATGCCTGAAACGCGTTCAATCTTATCTTTCTTGCCCTTTGCGATAATTAGAGGTGCGGCTTTTGTTCCATCCAGACGAATTGCCAAAACACAAGTAACACGTGCACTTTCATAACCGGTGGAGGGAACGTAGATTGAGGAGGTTCCCCTCTGATCAATTGTCGTTTGAGATCCTTGGCCCATATAGACTGCAGTTTCATCCATCGCAATCATGTTGGAGAGTTGGTATTTAGAAAAGTCGATGCCATCGATAAAGAACTTGAATGCAAGTGCACGTTTAACAACTTCATTGTCTTCCAGCTTGAATAGTCTTGTCGATCTTCTTAGAGACAGTTCATATCGCTTAAGGAAGCCATCCAGCCAGTGGTTCGATGCTTTGAAATCTTCTGGGGATATGTCGAATTGTGGTGCCATTTCAAGGGCAAATGCTTGAATATCAGCCCTGCGCACCACCAAAGCCTTTGCCCTCTTGTCAGCAATCCATTCACAGATGACATCTTCCAGCTCAAGATATAATGGCTGGCGACCTGATCCACACTTGCGCTTCTTAGCATTTCCCTCGTCCACCTTCTGACTGAGGTTACCGTACTCTGCTCGCCATTTTCGGACCATTCGGAGATCTAACTTCATCTCTTTGCAGAAAGTGGTCAGATTCTTGCCGTCGGAGTCCTCCACGATTCCTTTCTTGTACTCGACAGAATAGCTCTTTCTCTTTGCACTCATCTTGTCTGGGGATCAAAATACCGTACTGTATTAATACCGTATACAGTACGCATAAAGTGCGCAAAAAGTCTCAAGTCTGTCTGGCTGGTTGTTGCTTTAAGAAAAATCCtgttcctttaacctcttaaaggggtatttcaggcaaaacatttttatatatctcaactggctccggaaagttaaacagatttgtaaattacttctattaaaaaatcttaatccttccaatagttattagcttctgaagttttctgtctaactgctcaatgatgatgtcacgtcccgggagctgtgcatgatgggagaatatccccataggagctggacagctcccgggacgtgagtcattagaaagcagttagacagaaaacaacaactcaacttcagaagctaataactattggaaggattgagattttttaatagaagtaatttacaaatatgtttaactttccggagccagttgatatataaaaaaaaaaaggttttggcctggaatacccctttaaggacgcagccctttttcaccttaaaggagtagtccagtagtgaacaagtggtgaacaacttatcccctatcctaaggggccccctgcgatctcctgtacggggccccgacagcccgcgcgaaggggggcgtgtcgacccccgcacgaagcggcggccgacacgctccctcaatacaactctatggcagagccggagtactgccttcggcaatctccggctctgccatagcgatgtattgagggggcgtgtcagccgctgcttcgtgcggaggtcgacacccgctatctggctggagagcctggcccccgtacagagagattgcagggggccccagcggtcggaccccctgcgatctcaaacttatcccctatccttaggataggggatacgtttttcaccactggactacccctttaaggactgagccctttttcgcaattctgaccaccgtcgctttacgaattaataacttgaaaacgcttttaccgattattctgattctgagattgtttttccgtgacatatttacttgcatccttttttggtgaaaaatcccaaaatttcatgaaaattttgaaaatttttcatttttctaactttgaagctctctacttgtaaggaaaatggatattccaaataaattaattttttattcacaaatacaatatgtctactttatgttggcctcataaaatggacataccgtACTAGTATAGGAGCAATAATACGCTGCACTCACCAGACTTCCAACGAAAGTGTCTTCTTTATTCATATAAGATAAAACACGCCAGCAGGTACAGCGGGAGAGCGGGCACACAGAGTGGCGACGGACCGTTGCGTGCTCGTAGCACTTCCTCAGGCCatgaaatggacatatttttgctttttgcaaaaatttgagggcttcaaagtagagcagcaattttcaaaaatttcactaaaattgctaaatctgaagggacagatgttacagaaatacaactcccagcatgcctgggcagtctaggcatgctgagagttgtagtttggcaacagctggagggctacagtttgggcaccactgtaacagtggtctccaaactgtgaccctccagatgttgcaaaactacaactcccagcatgcccagacagcctttggctgtctgggcatgctgggagttgcagtttggccttcctagtggtttccacagtaaagatcactttactttcactttcactttcattctgtTACTGTGGTTCAGTGCATACATAACGGTATCTGTTTAACAGCTTTATTCTTCTCTGATGATAGAAGAAGAAGTTCGGCTGTGATGACGTCAGCGCGCTCCGTGCACTAAAGAGGGAGAGGGGCGCAGATGTCCgcggggggagagggggaaaaagAAGAGCCAGTGTGCTGAAGACATCTGGTGGGAGGAGGGGAGCAAACAGAATAGCTAAGATCCCTGGCTGACGCGCGCGCAGGAGGAAGCAGAAAACATCAGCCGGGAGGAGAGAAGAGGACCTCCGGCGGGGCAGCGGTGGGTGCAAACAAGTTTTTCTTACATATAAGAGCAAATCGCAatcatttaaaaagttttttcacgtagattgcctaggtcttattttcggggtagggcttatattgcagcccatcccgataatccagctagggcttattttcggggtagggtgtattttcaggGAAACACGGTAGCTAATGGAGAGGGTTCCAATGAAGGAACATCAATCTATATGATCTAATAAGGAACATGAAAAACAGGttgccttaaccccttgaggaccaggggtttttccatttttgcctcctcactttttcctcctcacctttaaaaaaatctttcaattttgcacctaaaaatccacatgatggcttattttttgcaccaccaattcta containing:
- the LOC130357256 gene encoding oocyte zinc finger protein XlCOF19-like; protein product: MRESRGDYIYSPYSEVKENQSLIDRDGDGIDNIFESSECGKHLENNSYLSTHKRIHINEEPFVCIECGRSFTHKSGLLMHQRIHTGEKPFPCLECGKSFTRKSHLVGHQRIHTGEKPFPCSECGKCFVKKSNLVEHLKTHTGEKPFSCSECGRCFTQKADLIKHQRTHTGEKPFSCPECGKCFTQKSSLVKHQRNHKRDKPFSCFECGKWFKREPHLERHQRIHTEKKPFSCSECGKGFSLKSCLFKHQRSHTGEKPFSCSLCLKRFVRKSNLVQHLTTHTGEKPFSCTVCEKCFKHKSSLIEHLRSHTEEKPYS
- the POGK gene encoding pogo transposable element with KRAB domain, whose protein sequence is MESLQENDGRMMNVLETPISVTENDKMSAKRKSYSVEYKKGIVEDSDGKNLTTFCKEMKLDLRMVRKWRAEYGNLSQKVDEGNAKKRKCGSGRQPLYLELEDVICEWIADKRAKALVVRRADIQAFALEMAPQFDISPEDFKASNHWLDGFLKRYELSLRRSTRLFKLEDNEVVKRALAFKFFIDGIDFSKYQLSNMIAMDETAVYMGQGSQTTIDQRGTSSIYVPSTGYESARVTCVLAIRLDGTKAAPLIIAKGKKDKIERVSGIYVLETEKAWCTQAVIRKWIDLMLPLVLRGGQRGLLVWDSASTHRAKDMKNFLAERRIDEVMIPAGMTAYLQTLDIAINKPFKDHLRTEINEYAENRLVRNQRGNFVKPKLLEVVRWVKNSWDKITDRCVAKALRAGYMDKKYSFKESYIALHERLGPMVQKEMEMQEIQAGNQGLESYDDIPEEDDMIVIE